A section of the Festucalex cinctus isolate MCC-2025b chromosome 7, RoL_Fcin_1.0, whole genome shotgun sequence genome encodes:
- the LOC144022616 gene encoding m-AAA protease-interacting protein 1, mitochondrial yields the protein MLRISRLAACRGVAASSSGMCGRRSSLTCSRPRCPARGFSRHRHLANGGRLTLVGHNRTFCSQPGADGLEGGSSGRQPDISVVGSPDPITWIRCKVILLLIEFYFGLDVNSDDFERGVKQAFVHISSLMSKGKYSKLIGVVSVEMIRYIEERCQALSQHHRQHLAVSIDDIIFLFPEDVSVVLDAHGRTFCTITMRLWYLTTLDGPDDPEATRIFRVSPGQDSVQPKKVATAVYEFHRELTKGASQDWMVTTVWHWNWKPTG from the exons ATGCTGCGGATCAGCCGCCTCGCAGCTTGCCGGGGGGTCGCGGCGAGCTCATCCGGGATGTGCGGCCGGAGGAGCAGCCTGACGTGCAGCAGGCCCCGGTGCCCCGCGCGAGGGTTCAGCCGGCACAGGCATCTAGCGAACGGTGGGAGGCTCACGTTGGTCGGGCACAACAGAACGTTCTGCTCGCAGCCTGGAGCTGACGGTCTGGAAGGAGGGAGCTCCGGCCGGCAGCCCGACATCTCGGTGGTGGGTAGCCCGGATCCGATCACATGGATCCGGTGTAAAGTGATTCTGCTCCTCATTGAGTTCTACTTTGGCCTGGATGTCAACTCGGATGACTTTGAGAGGGGAGTGAAGCAG GCATTCGTGCACATCTCCAGCTTGATGTCCAAAGGAAAATACTCCAAACTTATCGGCGTCGTTTCCGTTGAG ATGATCCGATACATCGAGGAGAGGTGTCAGGCTCTCTCGCAGCATCATAGGCAGCACCTGGCAGTCTCCATAGATGACATCATATTTTTGTTCCCAGAGGACGTCTCTGTGGTCTTGGATGCGCACG GTAGAACGTTTTGCACTATCACCATGAGGCTCTGGTATCTGACGACACTGGACGGTCCCGACGACCCCGAAGCCACCAGGATATTCCGAGTGTCCCCCGGGCAAGACAGCGTCCAGCCAAAGAAAGTGGCCACGGCCGTCTACGA gTTTCATCGTGAGCTGACAAAGGGAGCGTCTCAGGATTGGATGGTGACCACCGTTTGGCACTGGAACTGGAAACCAACTGGCTGA
- the efhb gene encoding EF-hand domain-containing family member B isoform X1 translates to MSDALKITHMPRAGKRTPIGDSVATCFHDIKRPLTPPVVRKYHNSNRPGPGMSRVHHGKANDPKVADMLVHGLRTKRLPKATAIIIPPPLSKFQQKLQEFSESMYASQQKAPLGRAPDPVGLPTWYNERTRFGIKTHRDVDAVTVIYPSKTSGDLEKEEKEGHKFYVRTHNGYFAGEQIDRKYNYDKDSRFGIQTLYHKDGRYVDRSLRWLGESTRMYNPNPTWTRSPDSRQKLEQQMGNMNKKRGNNIELPPDHSFGIVIPQDKYNVADLIHSPEQATDKRVRAGERQRCQARAVRNRLKLINLQNFPSLLQAFRHYDKKGKGRIDKEDLQEVCRQFKVGASEAVLEDVVNDCDLDRDGSIDFLEFANFLNLKEKMPLDRRDQRLVMDAQFQTGSDCDLKLRSSGPPGPGALLKTDDLEPFRSGSLKRTVRTLRRSEPSDRFITTASFIGAAAGEPQTSNTRTYGIPTIRTDIAPPRIRRINDNVNYGDVTTAVDLVLPSVYGREGVYQDHFFCPRSKNEIAEIFRNMGANIPEETFEEAWKLASMRHPNGDVCVEAFLTVLQEIQDLSEQQHTQMSAN, encoded by the exons ATGTCAGACGCACTGAAGATAACGCACATGCCAAGG GCTGGAAAACGAACCCCTATTGGGGACAGCGTAGCTACTTGTTTTCATGATATAAAAAgg cccTTGACGCCGCCCGTGGTTCGAAAGTACCACAACAGCAACAGACCGGGCCCGGGCATGAGCCGAGTGCACCACGGGAAGGCCAACGACCCAAAAGTGGCCGACATGCTCGTTCACGGCCTGCGCACCAAGCGTTTGCCAAAG gctacagccataatcatcccGCCACCTCTCAGCAAGTTCCAACAGAAACTGCAGGAGTTCAGCGAGTCCATGTACGCCTCGCAGCAGAAGGCGCCGCTGGGCCGTGCGCCAGACCCTGTCGGACTTCCCACCTGGTATAACGAGCGAACCAGGTTTGGAATTAAAACTCATCGAG ATGTGGATGCCGTCACTGTTATTTATCCTTCTAAAACTTCGGGGGATTTGGAAAAGGAGGAAAAGGAGGGACACAAGTTTTATGTTCGCACTCACAACGGATACTTTGCTG GGGAGCAAATTGACAGGAAGTACAACTATGATAAAGACAGTCGCTTTGGGATTCAGACGCTTTATCACAAAGATGGACGCTACGTTGACAGAAGTCTGCGGTGGTTGGGAGAATCCACCAG GATGTACAATCCAAACCCCACATGGACAAGATCGCCAGACAGCAGGCAAAAGTTGGAACAACAAATGGGGAACATGAACAAGAA GAGAGGAAACAATATTGAGCTGCCACCAGACCACAGCTTTGGAATCGTCATACCACAAGATAAATACA ACGTCGCGGATTTGATCCACTCGCCGGAGCAAGCGACGGACAAACGAGTGCGAGCCGGCGAGCGCCAGCGCTGCCAGGCCAGGGCCGTGCGGAACCGCCTCAAACTGATCAACTTGCAGAACTTTCCGTCATTGCTGCAGGCCTTCAGGCACTATGACAAG AAAGGCAAAGGGCGCATCGATAAGGAGGACCTGCAGGAAGTGTGCCGTCAATTCAAGGTGGGCGCCAGTGAGGCCGTCCTGGAAGACGTGGTGAATGACTGCGACCTCGACCGAGACGGATCCATCGACTTCCTGGAGTTTGCCAACTTCCTCAACTTGAAGGAAAAGATGCCGCTGGACAGACGGGATCAGCGGCTGGTCATGGATG CCCAGTTCCAGACGGGCTCGGACTGTGACCTCAAATTGCGATCGTCTGGACCTCCTGGTCCTGGCGCTTTATTGAAAACCGATGACCTGGAGCCGTTCAGGAGTGGCAGCTTGAAGAGGACCGTGAGGACCCTCAGACGATCGGAGCCCTCGGACCGCTTCATCACCACTGCCTCATTCATTGGGGCTGCTGCGGGGGAGCCTCAAACATCTA ACACTCGCACTTACGGGATACCGACGATCCGCACGGACATCGCGCCCCCGCGCATCCGGAGGATCAACGACAACGTCAACTACGGTGACGTGACCACGGCGGTGGACTTGGTGCTGCCGTCAGTGTATGGACGCGAGGGGGTCTACCAGGATCACTTCTTCTGCCCACGCTCCAAGAATGAA ATTGCTGAGATCTTCAGGAACATGGGTGCAAACATTCCCGAGGAGACATTTGAGGAGGCCTGGAAGCTGGCGTCCATGAGGCATCCCAACGGTGACGTCTGCGTGGAAGCCTTCCTAACGGTACTCCAGGAGATCCAAGATTTGTC GGAGCAGCAACACACGCAAATGTCAGCCAACTGA
- the efhb gene encoding EF-hand domain-containing family member B isoform X3, giving the protein MSDALKITHMPRAGKRTPIGDSVATCFHDIKRPLTPPVVRKYHNSNRPGPGMSRVHHGKANDPKVADMLVHGLRTKRLPKATAIIIPPPLSKFQQKLQEFSESMYASQQKAPLGRAPDPVGLPTWYNERTRFGIKTHRDVDAVTVIYPSKTSGDLEKEEKEGHKFYVRTHNGYFAGEQIDRKYNYDKDSRFGIQTLYHKDGRYVDRSLRWLGESTRMYNPNPTWTRSPDSRQKLEQQMGNMNKKRGNNIELPPDHSFGIVIPQDKYNVADLIHSPEQATDKRVRAGERQRCQARAVRNRLKLINLQNFPSLLQAFRHYDKKGKGRIDKEDLQEVCRQFKVGASEAVLEDVVNDCDLDRDGSIDFLEFANFLNLKEKMPLDRRDQRLVMDAQFQTGSDCDLKLRSSGPPGPGALLKTDDLEPFRSGSLKRTVRTLRRSEPSDRFITTASFIGAAAGEPQTSNTRTYGIPTIRTDIAPPRIRRINDNVNYGDVTTAVDLVLPSVYGREGVYQDHFFCPRSKNEIAEIFRNMGANIPEETFEEAWKLASMRHPNGDVCVEAFLTVLQEIQDLS; this is encoded by the exons ATGTCAGACGCACTGAAGATAACGCACATGCCAAGG GCTGGAAAACGAACCCCTATTGGGGACAGCGTAGCTACTTGTTTTCATGATATAAAAAgg cccTTGACGCCGCCCGTGGTTCGAAAGTACCACAACAGCAACAGACCGGGCCCGGGCATGAGCCGAGTGCACCACGGGAAGGCCAACGACCCAAAAGTGGCCGACATGCTCGTTCACGGCCTGCGCACCAAGCGTTTGCCAAAG gctacagccataatcatcccGCCACCTCTCAGCAAGTTCCAACAGAAACTGCAGGAGTTCAGCGAGTCCATGTACGCCTCGCAGCAGAAGGCGCCGCTGGGCCGTGCGCCAGACCCTGTCGGACTTCCCACCTGGTATAACGAGCGAACCAGGTTTGGAATTAAAACTCATCGAG ATGTGGATGCCGTCACTGTTATTTATCCTTCTAAAACTTCGGGGGATTTGGAAAAGGAGGAAAAGGAGGGACACAAGTTTTATGTTCGCACTCACAACGGATACTTTGCTG GGGAGCAAATTGACAGGAAGTACAACTATGATAAAGACAGTCGCTTTGGGATTCAGACGCTTTATCACAAAGATGGACGCTACGTTGACAGAAGTCTGCGGTGGTTGGGAGAATCCACCAG GATGTACAATCCAAACCCCACATGGACAAGATCGCCAGACAGCAGGCAAAAGTTGGAACAACAAATGGGGAACATGAACAAGAA GAGAGGAAACAATATTGAGCTGCCACCAGACCACAGCTTTGGAATCGTCATACCACAAGATAAATACA ACGTCGCGGATTTGATCCACTCGCCGGAGCAAGCGACGGACAAACGAGTGCGAGCCGGCGAGCGCCAGCGCTGCCAGGCCAGGGCCGTGCGGAACCGCCTCAAACTGATCAACTTGCAGAACTTTCCGTCATTGCTGCAGGCCTTCAGGCACTATGACAAG AAAGGCAAAGGGCGCATCGATAAGGAGGACCTGCAGGAAGTGTGCCGTCAATTCAAGGTGGGCGCCAGTGAGGCCGTCCTGGAAGACGTGGTGAATGACTGCGACCTCGACCGAGACGGATCCATCGACTTCCTGGAGTTTGCCAACTTCCTCAACTTGAAGGAAAAGATGCCGCTGGACAGACGGGATCAGCGGCTGGTCATGGATG CCCAGTTCCAGACGGGCTCGGACTGTGACCTCAAATTGCGATCGTCTGGACCTCCTGGTCCTGGCGCTTTATTGAAAACCGATGACCTGGAGCCGTTCAGGAGTGGCAGCTTGAAGAGGACCGTGAGGACCCTCAGACGATCGGAGCCCTCGGACCGCTTCATCACCACTGCCTCATTCATTGGGGCTGCTGCGGGGGAGCCTCAAACATCTA ACACTCGCACTTACGGGATACCGACGATCCGCACGGACATCGCGCCCCCGCGCATCCGGAGGATCAACGACAACGTCAACTACGGTGACGTGACCACGGCGGTGGACTTGGTGCTGCCGTCAGTGTATGGACGCGAGGGGGTCTACCAGGATCACTTCTTCTGCCCACGCTCCAAGAATGAA ATTGCTGAGATCTTCAGGAACATGGGTGCAAACATTCCCGAGGAGACATTTGAGGAGGCCTGGAAGCTGGCGTCCATGAGGCATCCCAACGGTGACGTCTGCGTGGAAGCCTTCCTAACGGTACTCCAGGAGATCCAAGATTTGTCGTAA
- the efhb gene encoding EF-hand domain-containing family member B isoform X2 → MSDALKITHMPRAGKRTPIGDSVATCFHDIKRPLTPPVVRKYHNSNRPGPGMSRVHHGKANDPKVADMLVHGLRTKRLPKATAIIIPPPLSKFQQKLQEFSESMYASQQKAPLGRAPDPVGLPTWYNERTRFGIKTHRDVDAVTVIYPSKTSGDLEKEEKEGHKFYVRTHNGYFAGEQIDRKYNYDKDSRFGIQTLYHKDGRYVDRSLRWLGESTRMYNPNPTWTRSPDSRQKLEQQMGNMNKKGNNIELPPDHSFGIVIPQDKYNVADLIHSPEQATDKRVRAGERQRCQARAVRNRLKLINLQNFPSLLQAFRHYDKKGKGRIDKEDLQEVCRQFKVGASEAVLEDVVNDCDLDRDGSIDFLEFANFLNLKEKMPLDRRDQRLVMDAQFQTGSDCDLKLRSSGPPGPGALLKTDDLEPFRSGSLKRTVRTLRRSEPSDRFITTASFIGAAAGEPQTSNTRTYGIPTIRTDIAPPRIRRINDNVNYGDVTTAVDLVLPSVYGREGVYQDHFFCPRSKNEIAEIFRNMGANIPEETFEEAWKLASMRHPNGDVCVEAFLTVLQEIQDLSEQQHTQMSAN, encoded by the exons ATGTCAGACGCACTGAAGATAACGCACATGCCAAGG GCTGGAAAACGAACCCCTATTGGGGACAGCGTAGCTACTTGTTTTCATGATATAAAAAgg cccTTGACGCCGCCCGTGGTTCGAAAGTACCACAACAGCAACAGACCGGGCCCGGGCATGAGCCGAGTGCACCACGGGAAGGCCAACGACCCAAAAGTGGCCGACATGCTCGTTCACGGCCTGCGCACCAAGCGTTTGCCAAAG gctacagccataatcatcccGCCACCTCTCAGCAAGTTCCAACAGAAACTGCAGGAGTTCAGCGAGTCCATGTACGCCTCGCAGCAGAAGGCGCCGCTGGGCCGTGCGCCAGACCCTGTCGGACTTCCCACCTGGTATAACGAGCGAACCAGGTTTGGAATTAAAACTCATCGAG ATGTGGATGCCGTCACTGTTATTTATCCTTCTAAAACTTCGGGGGATTTGGAAAAGGAGGAAAAGGAGGGACACAAGTTTTATGTTCGCACTCACAACGGATACTTTGCTG GGGAGCAAATTGACAGGAAGTACAACTATGATAAAGACAGTCGCTTTGGGATTCAGACGCTTTATCACAAAGATGGACGCTACGTTGACAGAAGTCTGCGGTGGTTGGGAGAATCCACCAG GATGTACAATCCAAACCCCACATGGACAAGATCGCCAGACAGCAGGCAAAAGTTGGAACAACAAATGGGGAACATGAACAAGAA AGGAAACAATATTGAGCTGCCACCAGACCACAGCTTTGGAATCGTCATACCACAAGATAAATACA ACGTCGCGGATTTGATCCACTCGCCGGAGCAAGCGACGGACAAACGAGTGCGAGCCGGCGAGCGCCAGCGCTGCCAGGCCAGGGCCGTGCGGAACCGCCTCAAACTGATCAACTTGCAGAACTTTCCGTCATTGCTGCAGGCCTTCAGGCACTATGACAAG AAAGGCAAAGGGCGCATCGATAAGGAGGACCTGCAGGAAGTGTGCCGTCAATTCAAGGTGGGCGCCAGTGAGGCCGTCCTGGAAGACGTGGTGAATGACTGCGACCTCGACCGAGACGGATCCATCGACTTCCTGGAGTTTGCCAACTTCCTCAACTTGAAGGAAAAGATGCCGCTGGACAGACGGGATCAGCGGCTGGTCATGGATG CCCAGTTCCAGACGGGCTCGGACTGTGACCTCAAATTGCGATCGTCTGGACCTCCTGGTCCTGGCGCTTTATTGAAAACCGATGACCTGGAGCCGTTCAGGAGTGGCAGCTTGAAGAGGACCGTGAGGACCCTCAGACGATCGGAGCCCTCGGACCGCTTCATCACCACTGCCTCATTCATTGGGGCTGCTGCGGGGGAGCCTCAAACATCTA ACACTCGCACTTACGGGATACCGACGATCCGCACGGACATCGCGCCCCCGCGCATCCGGAGGATCAACGACAACGTCAACTACGGTGACGTGACCACGGCGGTGGACTTGGTGCTGCCGTCAGTGTATGGACGCGAGGGGGTCTACCAGGATCACTTCTTCTGCCCACGCTCCAAGAATGAA ATTGCTGAGATCTTCAGGAACATGGGTGCAAACATTCCCGAGGAGACATTTGAGGAGGCCTGGAAGCTGGCGTCCATGAGGCATCCCAACGGTGACGTCTGCGTGGAAGCCTTCCTAACGGTACTCCAGGAGATCCAAGATTTGTC GGAGCAGCAACACACGCAAATGTCAGCCAACTGA